Proteins from one Syngnathus scovelli strain Florida chromosome 9, RoL_Ssco_1.2, whole genome shotgun sequence genomic window:
- the mtcl3a gene encoding uncharacterized protein KIAA0408 isoform X3, with amino-acid sequence MVEDWTGENRRLLLDLKTVLEEVQVEVKREEEKRSDLQLQYTRDRCAWELERAELKCRLAQLESKGSSSGGGVQCAEGSDSAASCEKRSETPRLRLDEERPLLADARRSDMELRCRLEHNEKNWLKEKAQLLERFDMERSEWESQLKDMQRKIEELYCEVRAKREGASGRRNEEETPSVRSLSSASSVLSDLSQTQSSGSQLLEPSADMGSETRPTSDRLRPGDLSTGNECGWKDAVNTCDFESIFRQSNGHGQATEAVNEDYRCVGESPLLLEGRHASEKKKSTTALNAALKEIARVSEELCSYRDEIQKKSEEKRLSRSERRLSPEKDADKGALKSNEATCDLSQIYNQLQELEKENWIALSPHDTDREKNCAVRKSPVAPPVPPGSFSRTPSQTDTELHIPESPPATTKCHGPCLSLDQTYGSPSIVRKFQAMLRENEGKVFRDGAVASYSVPNCKGCGGGGGGGSHKRWSCHPFTGTKLSVQKSFSETNILTRARSASSPAMPPVVKELSVDWLISTPEISPTSPSLQSSRRNITLEKKTAEFNRTLFQAEVGRHVPQADDWRAEPEPDQCLLPLRCPEGIEDAFAAPTSHLAEVKVDPNSCEAATMTNCSVNGRQESSAGHALSPHSLSEVQKKVQRASGGAADERANPFSAGHHAIKGANLGPPDISLQEPWTRSQSTLAKVASVSPTERSRPGKLKEHPWKPLTLAAYPRPEGSRSNYGALERILKHYAAEDETDGMGLKVPEQRPYSPPAPPLRLVGQCDVRQPLQVQEDNRWKNMTQ; translated from the exons ATGGTGGAGGACTGG ACAGGGGAGAACCGGAGACTTTTGCTGGACCTAAAGACAGTGTTGGAAGAAGTGCAGGTGGAGGTGAAGCGAGAGGAAGAGAAGAGGAGTGATTTGCAGCTGCAGTACACTCGAGACAGATGCGCCTGGGAGCTGGAGAGGGCTGAGCTCAAGTGCCGCCTTGCACAG CTGGAATCCAaaggcagcagcagcggcggcggagtCCAATGCGCGGAAGGTTCCGACTCAGCGGCGAGCTGTGAAAAGCGCAGCGAGACGCCGAGGCTCCGTCTGGACGAAGAGAGGCCACTTCTGGCGGACGCGCGGCGGAGCGACATGGAGCTGCGCTGTCGCCTGGAGCACAACGAGAAGAATTGGTTGAAGGAGAAAGCCCAATTACTGGAGAGATTTGACATGGAGAGGAGTGAATGGGAGAGCCAACTGAAAGATATGCAACGCAAAATAGAAGAG TTGTACTGCGAGGTGAGGGCCAAGCGAGAGGGGGCTTCCGGCCGTCGGAATGAAGAAGAAACGCCGAGCGTGCGCTCACTCAGCTCTGCTTCCAGCGTGCTCAGTGACTTGTCCCAGACGCAGAGCAGCGGCAGTCAGCTCCTCGAGCCCTCAGCCGACATGGGAAGTGAGACTCGGCCCACGTCCGACAGACTCCGTCCGGGAGATCTGTCAACTGGCAACGAATGCGGGTGGAAAGATGCTGTGAACACTTGCGACTTTGAAAGCATTTTCCGACAATCCAATGGACATGGACAGGCGACCGAGGCGGTGAATGAAGACTATCGATGCGTTGGAGAAAGTCCACTGTTGCTTGAGGGGCGTCATGCCAGTGAGAAGAAGAAAAGCACCACTGCTCTCAACGCT GCTCTGAAGGAGATCGCTCGTGTCAGTGAGGAACTTTGTAGCTACCGGGATGAGATCCAAAAGAAGAGCGAGGAGAAAAG ATTGAGTCGATCTGAGCGGCGCCTCTCACCAGAGAAGGACGCCGATAAAGGTGCACTCAAGTCAAATGAGGCAACATGTGACCTCAGCCAAATCTACAATCAACTTCAAGAGTTGGAGAAGGAAAACTGGATCGCCCTGTCACCCCATGACACCGACCGGGAAAAGAATTGCGCCGTACGGAAAAGCCCCGTAGCCCCCCCTGTTCCACCTGGCAGCTTCTCCCGGACTCCCTCTCAAACAGACACGGAGCTCCACATCCCCGAGTCCCCCCCCGCAACAACAAAGTGCCACGGGCCGTGTCTCAGCCTAGACCAAACGTACGGCAGTCCGTCCATTGTTAGAAAGTTCCAAGCCATGTTGCGAGAAAATGAAGGAAAGGTTTTTCGAGACGGCGCCGTGGCATCCTACTCCGTTCCCAATTGCAagggctgcggcggcggcggcggcggcggcagccacAAGCGCTGGTCTTGCCATCCGTTCACCGGCACCAAGTTGTCAGTCCAGAAGAGTTTCTCCGAAACCAACATACTGACCCGGGCCCGCTCAGCCTCCAGCCCTGCTATGCCTCCAGTTGTCAAGGAATTATCTGTAGATTGGCTCATCTCCACCCCGGAAATCTCACCAACCAGTCCCAGTTTGCAGAGCTCCAGGAGAAACATcacgttggaaaaaaaaacggcagaGTTCAACAGAACTTTGTTTCAAGCGGAGGTGGGCCGACACGTTCCGCAAGCGGATGATTGGCGAGCGGAACCCGAACCGGACCAGTGTTTACTTCCCTTACGTTGCCCCGAAGGTATTGAAGACGCATTCGCCGCTCCCACTTCACATCTTGCCGAGGTCAAAGTGGACCCAAATAGCTGCGAAGCGGCCACAATGACAAATTGCAGCGTCAACGGGAGGCAAGAGTCAAGTGCTGGCCACGCCTTAAGCCCTCACAGCCTGTCTGAGGTCCAGAAAAAGGTCCAAAGAGCAAGCGGAGGAGCCGCCGACGAGCGTGCAAATCCCTTTTCCGCTGGTCACCATGCAATAAAGGGAGCAAACCTTGGGCCGCCGGACATCTCACTTCAGGAGCCTTGGACTCGGAGCCAAAGCACACTCGCCAAAGTGGCCTCTGTTTCTCCGACGGAGCGCTCCAGGCCCGGCAAGCTGAAAGAGCATCCCTGGAAGCCCCTCACTCTTGCCGCGTACCCACGCCCCGAGGGTTCGCGCTCCAACTACGGAGCGTTGGAAAGAATTCTCAAGCACTATGCGGCTGAGGACGAGACGGATGGGATGGGACTAAAGGTGCCGGAGCAGCGTCCTTATTCGCCGCCAGCTCCTCCTCTGCGACTCGTTGGGCAATGTGACGTACGGCAGCCGCTGCAG GTCCAAGAAGATAACAGATGGAAAAACATGACACAAT GA
- the mtcl3a gene encoding uncharacterized protein KIAA0408 isoform X2, whose protein sequence is MWNALRNGSGPHSAAGGYVPSQGWEFVPCSRIERTERGQGKNRNALRRISSPPTLFSHISESRCDRGGAGGTGATKLEFLKEQMSSGPEAQVQPHTRLKEQMSSEARAQTQQRQQRRTHLKEQLSPEPDKQAQMQQHTRLKKKIEELKKRHVQDKVEWMRDKESLLREVADIQTGENRRLLLDLKTVLEEVQVEVKREEEKRSDLQLQYTRDRCAWELERAELKCRLAQLESKGSSSGGGVQCAEGSDSAASCEKRSETPRLRLDEERPLLADARRSDMELRCRLEHNEKNWLKEKAQLLERFDMERSEWESQLKDMQRKIEELYCEVRAKREGASGRRNEEETPSVRSLSSASSVLSDLSQTQSSGSQLLEPSADMGSETRPTSDRLRPGDLSTGNECGWKDAVNTCDFESIFRQSNGHGQATEAVNEDYRCVGESPLLLEGRHASEKKKSTTALNAALKEIARVSEELCSYRDEIQKKSEEKRLSRSERRLSPEKDADKGALKSNEATCDLSQIYNQLQELEKENWIALSPHDTDREKNCAVRKSPVAPPVPPGSFSRTPSQTDTELHIPESPPATTKCHGPCLSLDQTYGSPSIVRKFQAMLRENEGKVFRDGAVASYSVPNCKGCGGGGGGGSHKRWSCHPFTGTKLSVQKSFSETNILTRARSASSPAMPPVVKELSVDWLISTPEISPTSPSLQSSRRNITLEKKTAEFNRTLFQAEVGRHVPQADDWRAEPEPDQCLLPLRCPEGIEDAFAAPTSHLAEVKVDPNSCEAATMTNCSVNGRQESSAGHALSPHSLSEVQKKVQRASGGAADERANPFSAGHHAIKGANLGPPDISLQEPWTRSQSTLAKVASVSPTERSRPGKLKEHPWKPLTLAAYPRPEGSRSNYGALERILKHYAAEDETDGMGLKVPEQRPYSPPAPPLRLVGQCDVRQPLQDKADGINAV, encoded by the exons ATGTGGAATGCGCTTCGAAACGGTTCAGGGCCGCACAGCGCAGCCGGGGGTTACGTCCCGTCTCAAGGATGGGAGTTTGTACCGTGCAGCAGAATCGAGAGGACCGAAAGAGGCCAAGGGAAAAACCGCAACGCACTCAGGAGGATTTCCTCTCCGCCCACACTTTTCAGTCATATCTCCGAGAGCCGCTGCGACCGTGGAGGTGCAGGCGGCACGGGGGCCACAAAACTAGAATTCCTCAAAGAACAAATGTCGTCCGGCCCCGAAGCTCAAGTGCAGCCACATACGCGCCTCAAAGAGCAAATGTCGTCCGAGGCCCGAGCCCAaacgcagcagcggcagcagcggcgtACGCACCTCAAAGAACAATTGTCGCCCGAGCCCGACAAGCAAGCCCAAATGCAGCAACATACGCGgctgaaaaagaaaattgagGAACTGAAAAAGCGCCACGTTCAGGATAAAGTGGAGTGGATGCGGGATAAGGAGTCTCTGCTCAGAGAAGTGGCTGACATACAA ACAGGGGAGAACCGGAGACTTTTGCTGGACCTAAAGACAGTGTTGGAAGAAGTGCAGGTGGAGGTGAAGCGAGAGGAAGAGAAGAGGAGTGATTTGCAGCTGCAGTACACTCGAGACAGATGCGCCTGGGAGCTGGAGAGGGCTGAGCTCAAGTGCCGCCTTGCACAG CTGGAATCCAaaggcagcagcagcggcggcggagtCCAATGCGCGGAAGGTTCCGACTCAGCGGCGAGCTGTGAAAAGCGCAGCGAGACGCCGAGGCTCCGTCTGGACGAAGAGAGGCCACTTCTGGCGGACGCGCGGCGGAGCGACATGGAGCTGCGCTGTCGCCTGGAGCACAACGAGAAGAATTGGTTGAAGGAGAAAGCCCAATTACTGGAGAGATTTGACATGGAGAGGAGTGAATGGGAGAGCCAACTGAAAGATATGCAACGCAAAATAGAAGAG TTGTACTGCGAGGTGAGGGCCAAGCGAGAGGGGGCTTCCGGCCGTCGGAATGAAGAAGAAACGCCGAGCGTGCGCTCACTCAGCTCTGCTTCCAGCGTGCTCAGTGACTTGTCCCAGACGCAGAGCAGCGGCAGTCAGCTCCTCGAGCCCTCAGCCGACATGGGAAGTGAGACTCGGCCCACGTCCGACAGACTCCGTCCGGGAGATCTGTCAACTGGCAACGAATGCGGGTGGAAAGATGCTGTGAACACTTGCGACTTTGAAAGCATTTTCCGACAATCCAATGGACATGGACAGGCGACCGAGGCGGTGAATGAAGACTATCGATGCGTTGGAGAAAGTCCACTGTTGCTTGAGGGGCGTCATGCCAGTGAGAAGAAGAAAAGCACCACTGCTCTCAACGCT GCTCTGAAGGAGATCGCTCGTGTCAGTGAGGAACTTTGTAGCTACCGGGATGAGATCCAAAAGAAGAGCGAGGAGAAAAG ATTGAGTCGATCTGAGCGGCGCCTCTCACCAGAGAAGGACGCCGATAAAGGTGCACTCAAGTCAAATGAGGCAACATGTGACCTCAGCCAAATCTACAATCAACTTCAAGAGTTGGAGAAGGAAAACTGGATCGCCCTGTCACCCCATGACACCGACCGGGAAAAGAATTGCGCCGTACGGAAAAGCCCCGTAGCCCCCCCTGTTCCACCTGGCAGCTTCTCCCGGACTCCCTCTCAAACAGACACGGAGCTCCACATCCCCGAGTCCCCCCCCGCAACAACAAAGTGCCACGGGCCGTGTCTCAGCCTAGACCAAACGTACGGCAGTCCGTCCATTGTTAGAAAGTTCCAAGCCATGTTGCGAGAAAATGAAGGAAAGGTTTTTCGAGACGGCGCCGTGGCATCCTACTCCGTTCCCAATTGCAagggctgcggcggcggcggcggcggcggcagccacAAGCGCTGGTCTTGCCATCCGTTCACCGGCACCAAGTTGTCAGTCCAGAAGAGTTTCTCCGAAACCAACATACTGACCCGGGCCCGCTCAGCCTCCAGCCCTGCTATGCCTCCAGTTGTCAAGGAATTATCTGTAGATTGGCTCATCTCCACCCCGGAAATCTCACCAACCAGTCCCAGTTTGCAGAGCTCCAGGAGAAACATcacgttggaaaaaaaaacggcagaGTTCAACAGAACTTTGTTTCAAGCGGAGGTGGGCCGACACGTTCCGCAAGCGGATGATTGGCGAGCGGAACCCGAACCGGACCAGTGTTTACTTCCCTTACGTTGCCCCGAAGGTATTGAAGACGCATTCGCCGCTCCCACTTCACATCTTGCCGAGGTCAAAGTGGACCCAAATAGCTGCGAAGCGGCCACAATGACAAATTGCAGCGTCAACGGGAGGCAAGAGTCAAGTGCTGGCCACGCCTTAAGCCCTCACAGCCTGTCTGAGGTCCAGAAAAAGGTCCAAAGAGCAAGCGGAGGAGCCGCCGACGAGCGTGCAAATCCCTTTTCCGCTGGTCACCATGCAATAAAGGGAGCAAACCTTGGGCCGCCGGACATCTCACTTCAGGAGCCTTGGACTCGGAGCCAAAGCACACTCGCCAAAGTGGCCTCTGTTTCTCCGACGGAGCGCTCCAGGCCCGGCAAGCTGAAAGAGCATCCCTGGAAGCCCCTCACTCTTGCCGCGTACCCACGCCCCGAGGGTTCGCGCTCCAACTACGGAGCGTTGGAAAGAATTCTCAAGCACTATGCGGCTGAGGACGAGACGGATGGGATGGGACTAAAGGTGCCGGAGCAGCGTCCTTATTCGCCGCCAGCTCCTCCTCTGCGACTCGTTGGGCAATGTGACGTACGGCAGCCGCTGCAG GACAAGGCTGACGGTATTAATGCTGTTTGA
- the mtcl3a gene encoding uncharacterized protein KIAA0408 isoform X1, whose translation MWNALRNGSGPHSAAGGYVPSQGWEFVPCSRIERTERGQGKNRNALRRISSPPTLFSHISESRCDRGGAGGTGATKLEFLKEQMSSGPEAQVQPHTRLKEQMSSEARAQTQQRQQRRTHLKEQLSPEPDKQAQMQQHTRLKKKIEELKKRHVQDKVEWMRDKESLLREVADIQTGENRRLLLDLKTVLEEVQVEVKREEEKRSDLQLQYTRDRCAWELERAELKCRLAQLESKGSSSGGGVQCAEGSDSAASCEKRSETPRLRLDEERPLLADARRSDMELRCRLEHNEKNWLKEKAQLLERFDMERSEWESQLKDMQRKIEELYCEVRAKREGASGRRNEEETPSVRSLSSASSVLSDLSQTQSSGSQLLEPSADMGSETRPTSDRLRPGDLSTGNECGWKDAVNTCDFESIFRQSNGHGQATEAVNEDYRCVGESPLLLEGRHASEKKKSTTALNAALKEIARVSEELCSYRDEIQKKSEEKRLSRSERRLSPEKDADKGALKSNEATCDLSQIYNQLQELEKENWIALSPHDTDREKNCAVRKSPVAPPVPPGSFSRTPSQTDTELHIPESPPATTKCHGPCLSLDQTYGSPSIVRKFQAMLRENEGKVFRDGAVASYSVPNCKGCGGGGGGGSHKRWSCHPFTGTKLSVQKSFSETNILTRARSASSPAMPPVVKELSVDWLISTPEISPTSPSLQSSRRNITLEKKTAEFNRTLFQAEVGRHVPQADDWRAEPEPDQCLLPLRCPEGIEDAFAAPTSHLAEVKVDPNSCEAATMTNCSVNGRQESSAGHALSPHSLSEVQKKVQRASGGAADERANPFSAGHHAIKGANLGPPDISLQEPWTRSQSTLAKVASVSPTERSRPGKLKEHPWKPLTLAAYPRPEGSRSNYGALERILKHYAAEDETDGMGLKVPEQRPYSPPAPPLRLVGQCDVRQPLQVQEDNRWKNMTQ comes from the exons ATGTGGAATGCGCTTCGAAACGGTTCAGGGCCGCACAGCGCAGCCGGGGGTTACGTCCCGTCTCAAGGATGGGAGTTTGTACCGTGCAGCAGAATCGAGAGGACCGAAAGAGGCCAAGGGAAAAACCGCAACGCACTCAGGAGGATTTCCTCTCCGCCCACACTTTTCAGTCATATCTCCGAGAGCCGCTGCGACCGTGGAGGTGCAGGCGGCACGGGGGCCACAAAACTAGAATTCCTCAAAGAACAAATGTCGTCCGGCCCCGAAGCTCAAGTGCAGCCACATACGCGCCTCAAAGAGCAAATGTCGTCCGAGGCCCGAGCCCAaacgcagcagcggcagcagcggcgtACGCACCTCAAAGAACAATTGTCGCCCGAGCCCGACAAGCAAGCCCAAATGCAGCAACATACGCGgctgaaaaagaaaattgagGAACTGAAAAAGCGCCACGTTCAGGATAAAGTGGAGTGGATGCGGGATAAGGAGTCTCTGCTCAGAGAAGTGGCTGACATACAA ACAGGGGAGAACCGGAGACTTTTGCTGGACCTAAAGACAGTGTTGGAAGAAGTGCAGGTGGAGGTGAAGCGAGAGGAAGAGAAGAGGAGTGATTTGCAGCTGCAGTACACTCGAGACAGATGCGCCTGGGAGCTGGAGAGGGCTGAGCTCAAGTGCCGCCTTGCACAG CTGGAATCCAaaggcagcagcagcggcggcggagtCCAATGCGCGGAAGGTTCCGACTCAGCGGCGAGCTGTGAAAAGCGCAGCGAGACGCCGAGGCTCCGTCTGGACGAAGAGAGGCCACTTCTGGCGGACGCGCGGCGGAGCGACATGGAGCTGCGCTGTCGCCTGGAGCACAACGAGAAGAATTGGTTGAAGGAGAAAGCCCAATTACTGGAGAGATTTGACATGGAGAGGAGTGAATGGGAGAGCCAACTGAAAGATATGCAACGCAAAATAGAAGAG TTGTACTGCGAGGTGAGGGCCAAGCGAGAGGGGGCTTCCGGCCGTCGGAATGAAGAAGAAACGCCGAGCGTGCGCTCACTCAGCTCTGCTTCCAGCGTGCTCAGTGACTTGTCCCAGACGCAGAGCAGCGGCAGTCAGCTCCTCGAGCCCTCAGCCGACATGGGAAGTGAGACTCGGCCCACGTCCGACAGACTCCGTCCGGGAGATCTGTCAACTGGCAACGAATGCGGGTGGAAAGATGCTGTGAACACTTGCGACTTTGAAAGCATTTTCCGACAATCCAATGGACATGGACAGGCGACCGAGGCGGTGAATGAAGACTATCGATGCGTTGGAGAAAGTCCACTGTTGCTTGAGGGGCGTCATGCCAGTGAGAAGAAGAAAAGCACCACTGCTCTCAACGCT GCTCTGAAGGAGATCGCTCGTGTCAGTGAGGAACTTTGTAGCTACCGGGATGAGATCCAAAAGAAGAGCGAGGAGAAAAG ATTGAGTCGATCTGAGCGGCGCCTCTCACCAGAGAAGGACGCCGATAAAGGTGCACTCAAGTCAAATGAGGCAACATGTGACCTCAGCCAAATCTACAATCAACTTCAAGAGTTGGAGAAGGAAAACTGGATCGCCCTGTCACCCCATGACACCGACCGGGAAAAGAATTGCGCCGTACGGAAAAGCCCCGTAGCCCCCCCTGTTCCACCTGGCAGCTTCTCCCGGACTCCCTCTCAAACAGACACGGAGCTCCACATCCCCGAGTCCCCCCCCGCAACAACAAAGTGCCACGGGCCGTGTCTCAGCCTAGACCAAACGTACGGCAGTCCGTCCATTGTTAGAAAGTTCCAAGCCATGTTGCGAGAAAATGAAGGAAAGGTTTTTCGAGACGGCGCCGTGGCATCCTACTCCGTTCCCAATTGCAagggctgcggcggcggcggcggcggcggcagccacAAGCGCTGGTCTTGCCATCCGTTCACCGGCACCAAGTTGTCAGTCCAGAAGAGTTTCTCCGAAACCAACATACTGACCCGGGCCCGCTCAGCCTCCAGCCCTGCTATGCCTCCAGTTGTCAAGGAATTATCTGTAGATTGGCTCATCTCCACCCCGGAAATCTCACCAACCAGTCCCAGTTTGCAGAGCTCCAGGAGAAACATcacgttggaaaaaaaaacggcagaGTTCAACAGAACTTTGTTTCAAGCGGAGGTGGGCCGACACGTTCCGCAAGCGGATGATTGGCGAGCGGAACCCGAACCGGACCAGTGTTTACTTCCCTTACGTTGCCCCGAAGGTATTGAAGACGCATTCGCCGCTCCCACTTCACATCTTGCCGAGGTCAAAGTGGACCCAAATAGCTGCGAAGCGGCCACAATGACAAATTGCAGCGTCAACGGGAGGCAAGAGTCAAGTGCTGGCCACGCCTTAAGCCCTCACAGCCTGTCTGAGGTCCAGAAAAAGGTCCAAAGAGCAAGCGGAGGAGCCGCCGACGAGCGTGCAAATCCCTTTTCCGCTGGTCACCATGCAATAAAGGGAGCAAACCTTGGGCCGCCGGACATCTCACTTCAGGAGCCTTGGACTCGGAGCCAAAGCACACTCGCCAAAGTGGCCTCTGTTTCTCCGACGGAGCGCTCCAGGCCCGGCAAGCTGAAAGAGCATCCCTGGAAGCCCCTCACTCTTGCCGCGTACCCACGCCCCGAGGGTTCGCGCTCCAACTACGGAGCGTTGGAAAGAATTCTCAAGCACTATGCGGCTGAGGACGAGACGGATGGGATGGGACTAAAGGTGCCGGAGCAGCGTCCTTATTCGCCGCCAGCTCCTCCTCTGCGACTCGTTGGGCAATGTGACGTACGGCAGCCGCTGCAG GTCCAAGAAGATAACAGATGGAAAAACATGACACAAT GA
- the echdc1 gene encoding ethylmalonyl-CoA decarboxylase, which yields MMVIHAVRLHLLRESHGCGRWSRMWQRQMNDSVYTKVDFDQEETKAKLLGFPGGSVDLCKQESGIAILTINNPSHMNAFTGAMMVQLEEKVSQLEQWADGKGLILQGAAGTFCSGSDLNAVKALSKRQDGMKMCMFMQNVLTRLLRLPLISLALVEGRALGGGAELTTACDFRLMAPGSVIQFVHKHMGLVPGWGGAARLVRLVGSQTSLKLLCGATKVDPQFGVRIGLADGVLEETRAEEGVGTVHQQAEKWLSRYTTGPPAVVQALKKVALSGRELHLVDALRTEKEVLASVWGGPANLQALATKSKHK from the exons ATGATGGTTATCCATGCAGTGAGGCTTCATTTGCTGAGAGAGAGCCACGGGTGTGGCAGATGGTCCAG GATGTGGCAAAGACAGATGAATGACAGCGTTTACACCAAGGTGGACTTTGACCAGGAGGAAACAAAGGCCAAGCTGCTGGGCTTCCCTGGAGGTTCTGTTGATCTTTGCAAACAGGAGTCTGGCATTGCCATCCTCACAATCAACAACCCTTCCCACATGAATGCCTTCACCG GTGCTATGATGGTGCAGCTGGAGGAAAAAGTCAGCCAACTGGAGCAGTGGGCAGATGGAAAAGGCCTCATACTCCAGGGTGCTGCGGGAACCTTCTGTTCCGGATCAGACCTTAACGCTGTCAAAGCATTATCCAAACGCCAA GATGGCATGAAGATGTGTATGTTTATGCAGAATGTTCTCACAAGACTTCTCAG GCTGCCGCTGATCTCTCTTGCTCTTGTGGAGGGGAGAGCTCTGGGCGGAGGTGCCGAACTTACCACCGCCTGTGATTTCAG ATTGATGGCACCTGGCAGTGTGATCCAGTTTGTCCACAAACACATGGGTTTGGTCCCAGGCTGGGGCGGAGCCGCTCGACTCGTCCGTCTCGTCGGAAGCCAAACGTCCCTCAAGTTGCTCTGTGGTGCGACAAAAGTGGATCCTCAATTTGGCGTCCGGATTGGGCTGGCGGATGGAGTGCTTGAAGAGACTCGGGCAGAGGAAGGGGTGGGGACTGTCCATCAGCAGGCTGAAAAGTGGCTCAGTCGCTACACGACAGGGCCTCCCGCAGTCGTCCAGGCTCTTAAAAAGGTTGCCTTGTCAGGGAGAGAGCTCCATCTAGTGGACGCTCTGAGGACCGAGAAGGAGGTCTTGGCGTCTGTTTGGGGAGGACCGGCCAACCTGCAGGCACTCGCCACAAAGTCCAAACACAagtga
- the rnf146 gene encoding E3 ubiquitin-protein ligase rnf146 produces MASTGEVDHSVSPLPPSKKGSGSSGSNGAAGSSAESSCPGSNNASPALSVPECAICLQSCVHPVQLPCHHIFCFLCVKGASWQSKRCALCRQEVPDDFLERPTLLSPEELKASAGGRGGEVSDHAWYYEGRNGWWQYDVRTSRELEDAFSKGKKTAEMLIAGFLYVADLENMVQYRRNEHGRRRKMKRDVLDIPKKGVAGLRLDTEALAAAAAAGRENSADGADTEAAAGGSGPSTTPAPLPAARPPASLGAQPGTSGGPSLEDALSQLQISHRPTPLHERSGEGEEEDQEDEALPSRSSESASLDWSDDGEEDHHQGEGGGNGEHVEPWEDRRQRLNPEDRDLLPGADSVLPLLSSTGARSRMPDGQCTVTEV; encoded by the coding sequence ATGGCTAGTACTGGGGAAGTAGACCACTCTGTTAGCCCACTTCCCCCAAGTAAGAaaggcagcggcagcagcggcagcaacgGTGCCGCTGGTAGCAGCGCTGAATCGTCGTGTCCCGGTTCCAACAACGCATCGCCTGCCCTCTCTGTACCAGAGTGCGCCATCTGTCTGCAGAGCTGCGTCCACCCAGTGCAACTCCCGTGCCATCACATCTTCTGTTTCCTCTGCGTGAAGGGAGCGTCCTGGCAGAGCAAGCGCTGCGCTCTCTGCAGACAGGAAGTGCCAGATGACTTCCTGGAAAGGCCCACACTTCTCTCCCCGGAGGAGTTAAAAGCCtctgcgggcgggcggggcggGGAAGTGAGCGATCACGCCTGGTATTATGAGGGCCGCAACGGTTGGTGGCAGTATGACGTGCGAACCAGCCGCGAGCTGGAAGACGCTTTCTCCAAGGGCAAGAAAACGGCCGAGATGCTCATCGCCGGCTTTTTGTACGTGGCCGACTTGGAGAACATGGTGCAGTACAGGCGCAATGAGCACGGACGCAGACGCAAGATGAAGCGGGATGTTTTGGACATTCCCAAGAAGGGTGTGGCCGGACTGCGTTTGGACACCGAGGCtctcgcggcggcggcggcggcagggaGAGAAAACTCTGCCGACGGAGCGGACACCGAGGCGGCGGCTGGCGGCAGCGGCCCTTCTACTACGCCGGCCCCTCTGCCCGCTGCGAGACCCCCTGCTTCCTTGGGTGCTCAACCTGGCACCAGCGGCGGCCCCTCTCTCGAGGACGCCCTCTCACAATTGCAAATCAGCCACAGGCCCACTCCATTACACGAGCGATCCGGGGAAGGAGAGGAAGAAGACCAAGAGGACGAGGCTTTACCCTCCAGATCCTCTGAATCGGCCTCCTTAGACTGGAGCGACGACGGGGAAGAAGATCACcaccaaggggagggaggaggtAACGGCGAGCACGTGGAGCCGTGGGAGGATCGGCGGCAAAGACTGAATCCGGAGGACAGGGACCTCCTCCCCGGCGCAGACTCCGTTTTGCCCCTTTTGTCATCGACGGGCGCAAGGTCCCGAATGCCCGACGGTCAGTGTACAGTGACTGAGGTGTGA